The Musa acuminata AAA Group cultivar baxijiao chromosome BXJ1-3, Cavendish_Baxijiao_AAA, whole genome shotgun sequence genome window below encodes:
- the LOC135615742 gene encoding diacylglycerol kinase 2-like, whose protein sequence is MMDVGSTLLRMATETGVSGFGIFVWLITAGSFALLAVVYAFLKFQRQASLNWVKAAAREKKKAWENLKCPTSPHVWTEDNSHSGQPSACCVCLYSFVSPQTFGDDRTCDVPIHRCSVCGVAAHFHCSGYATHDCKHVAQAGASRLLHHWSERWVDLDENSELSCFCYYCDEPCGIPFLGASPVWRCLWCQCLLHVDCHAKLLKETGNVCDLGPLRRLILSPLSVKEMGGKQGNSGMLNSIKEEIVASSVKGRMRRRRNRSKYGSNHSASFGVSINKLQNAVEENLLLEPMLRSLAGWSKSNEKNNSTLASFRITRNGHHQKNKETVAANGKDYYNLVDLPQDARPLLVFINGKSGAQNGTSLRRRLNMLLNPVQVFELSATQGPEVGLKLFRNIQYFRILVCGGDGTVAWVLDAIEKENFESPPPVAILPLGTGNDLSRVLQWGGGFSSVEGQGGLRALLQHIDHAAVTMLDRWSVTINEHNSEQSENAKQAKFMTNYLGIGCDAKVAYDFHMTREERPDKFYSQFVNKLRYAKEGAKDIMDRACADLPWQVKLEVDGHEVEIPEDAEGVLVLNISSYMGGVDLWQNDYEHDDDFDMQSMHDKTLEVVCISGTWHLGKLQVGLSQAQRLAQGKVIRLHVHSPFPVQIDGEPWIQQPGCLEITHHGQVFMLRRASEEPTGHAAAIMTEVLVNAECSGLINSAQKRLLLQQMALRLSS, encoded by the exons ATGATGGATGTGGGTTCTACACTTCTAAGAATGGCTACTGAGACCGGTGTTTCAGGATTTGGGATTTTTGTCTGGCTTATCACTGCTGGATCATTTGCACTTCTAGCTGTTGTTTATGCATTCCTGAAGTTTCAGAGGCAGGCATCGCTGAACTGGGTTAAAGCTGCAgctagagaaaaaaagaaagcatGGGAAAATCTAAAATGTCCAACATCTCCCCATGTATGGACAGAAGACAATTCTCATAGTGGTCAACCATCTGCTTGTTGTGTCTGTTTATATTCATTCGTATCCCCACAAACTTTTGGAGACGATAGGACATGTGATGTTCCCATCCACCGGTGCTCTGTTTGTGGTGTTGCAGCTCATTTTCATTGTTCTGGGTATGCCACACATGACTGCAAACATGTAGCACAAGCTGGTGCATCTCGCTTGCTGCATCATTGGTCAGAGAGATGGGTGGATTTGGATGAGAACTCTGAGCTGTCCTGTTTTTGTTATTACTGTGATGAACCCTGTGGTATACCTTTCCTTGGTGCTTCTCCTGTATGGCGCTGCTTGTGGTGTCAGTGTCTTTTACATGTCGATTGTCATGCCAAATTACTAAAAGAGACTGGTAATGTTTGTGATCTGGGCCCTCTTAGAAGGCTTAtcctttctcctctttctgtGAAAGAAATGGGTGGAAAACAGGGAAATAGTGGCATGTTGAATTCTATCAAGGAAGAGATCGTTGCTTCATCAGTGAAGGGTCGCATGAGGCGGCGACGGAACCGAAGTAAATATGGGAGCAATCATTCAGCTTCCTTTGGAGTCTCTATTAATAAATTGCAGAATGCGGtggaggaaaacttgctacttgaaCCAATGCTTAGAAGTCTTGCTGGATGGAGCAAATCTAATGAAAAGAACAACAGTACATTGGCAAGTTTTAGAATCACTAGAAATGGTCACCACCAGAAAAACAAGGAAACTGTTGCTGCTAATGGAAAAGACTACTATAATCTGGTGGATCTGCCGCAAGATGCTAGGCCACTTCTTGTTTTTATTAACGGCAAGAGTGGAGCTCAGAATGGAACTTCTCTGAGGAGGAGATTGAACATGTTATTAAATCCTGTACAG GTCTTTGAATTAAGTGCTACACAGGGACCTGAAGTTGGATTAAAGTTGTTCCGTAATATCCAATACTTTAGGATTCTTGTCTGTGGTGGAGATGGTACTGTAGCCTGGGTTCTCGATGccattgagaaggaaaactttgaATCTCCACCTCCTGTTGCAATACTTCCCCTTGGCACAGGGAATGACTTGTCCCGAGTTTTACAATGGGGAGGAGGCTTTTCTTCAGTTGAAGGACAAGGTGGTTTGAGAGCTCTTCTTCAACATATTGACCATGCAGCAGTTACGATGCTAGATCGTTGGAGTGTCACAATTAATGAACACAATTCGGAGCAAAGTGAAAATGCAAAGCAAgcaaagtttatgacaaactattTAG GCATTGGGTGTGATGCAAAGGTAGCATATGACTTTCACATGACTCGGGaagaaagacccgacaagttCTATAGCCAG TTTGTGAACAAATTGCGATATGCCAAAGAAGGCGCCAAAGACATCATGGACAGAGCTTGTGCTGATTTACCATGGCAAGTTAAGCTTGAAGTCGATGGTCACGAGGTTGAAATCCCAGAG GATGCGGAAGGTGTGCTTGTGTTAAATATCAGTAGCTACATGGGAGGAGTGGACCTTTGGCAAAATGACTACGAGCATGATGATGATTTTGACATGCAATCAATGCATGATAAGACACTTGAAGTTGTATGCATATCCGGGACTTGGCACCTTGGGAAACTTCAG GTCGGACTTTCACAGGCCCAAAGGTTGGCCCAAGGAAAAGTAATAAGGTTACACGTCCACAGTCCATTTCCTGTTCAGATCGATGGAGAACCATGGATCCAGCAACCTGGTTGCCTTGAAATAACGCATCATGGCCAG GTGTTCATGTTGAGGAGGGCGTCTGAGGAGCCTACTGGGCATGCTGCAGCTATAATGACAGAAGTGCTTGTAAATGCTGAATGCAGCGGCCTTATCAACAGTGCCCAGAAGAGATTGCTTCTCCAGCAAATGGCACTTCGGCTATCCTCCTGA